The Sediminispirochaeta smaragdinae DSM 11293 genome has a segment encoding these proteins:
- a CDS encoding ABC transporter substrate-binding protein: MKKIQAFLGMLVLLSSTLPIYAGGQQEGEEGITIWTKYNALNPENIRDEWLKKTLEEYQAETGKVVENIFVPYDQINSKLNVAVTAGGQVPEISYVDSQQQAFYITNDTLMDLTDYVKNASWYKDLSPRALAACTAPDGRILCVPLNIGTRVSYVWADAWPNGFPRTTTEFLKEAERIKAEGHYAITFKASEKYGAEGLYYGLIKSYGGRYGDGKGQAGWASPETAHAVEFLRTLFKNGYAPEIDLAPGFDNERPFMQGDAVSFAGISWSYVYMNPLTAPDGTIFDNGAQSVAKAVEAGKIIVAPYLSAPNGEPVAAITCSALAIPQGAEHIAEAKAFIDWLMTTERNAECAEAIGGLPSLRPAMDTPTFKNAYWQQVAKITESYGAPYPALAEYDRALTKLAQTFEALLANPNLDSMERLKQAQEEVNR, encoded by the coding sequence ATGAAAAAAATCCAAGCGTTTCTTGGTATGCTGGTGCTTTTATCAAGCACGTTGCCTATCTATGCAGGAGGTCAGCAGGAAGGCGAAGAAGGCATTACCATCTGGACAAAGTATAACGCGCTTAATCCAGAAAACATCCGTGATGAATGGCTGAAAAAAACATTGGAGGAGTATCAGGCGGAAACAGGAAAAGTAGTCGAGAATATTTTTGTCCCGTACGACCAGATTAACAGTAAGCTTAATGTTGCCGTAACGGCGGGCGGTCAAGTTCCGGAAATTTCATACGTGGACAGCCAACAGCAGGCTTTTTACATCACCAACGATACCCTTATGGATCTTACCGATTATGTGAAGAATGCATCATGGTATAAAGATCTTAGTCCCCGGGCATTGGCTGCATGTACCGCACCGGACGGACGGATTTTGTGTGTCCCATTGAATATCGGCACACGGGTAAGTTATGTCTGGGCCGATGCCTGGCCGAATGGTTTTCCGAGAACTACTACGGAGTTTCTAAAAGAAGCTGAAAGGATTAAGGCCGAAGGACACTATGCCATTACGTTTAAGGCCTCGGAGAAGTATGGAGCCGAAGGGCTCTACTATGGCCTTATAAAAAGCTACGGAGGAAGGTATGGCGATGGAAAGGGACAGGCTGGCTGGGCCAGTCCCGAGACCGCACATGCCGTGGAATTCCTTCGCACGCTTTTCAAAAACGGTTACGCACCCGAGATCGATCTTGCTCCGGGATTCGACAATGAAAGGCCTTTTATGCAGGGCGATGCGGTATCTTTCGCCGGTATTTCATGGTCCTACGTATATATGAATCCCCTTACGGCACCGGATGGTACGATTTTTGATAATGGAGCCCAGTCCGTGGCAAAAGCGGTAGAGGCAGGCAAAATCATTGTTGCGCCGTATCTTTCGGCACCAAACGGAGAACCTGTGGCGGCCATTACCTGTTCGGCACTTGCCATTCCTCAGGGTGCAGAGCATATAGCGGAAGCCAAGGCTTTTATTGATTGGCTCATGACTACCGAACGGAATGCTGAATGTGCCGAGGCCATAGGAGGGCTGCCTTCGCTTCGTCCTGCCATGGATACACCGACCTTCAAGAACGCCTACTGGCAGCAGGTTGCGAAGATCACGGAATCCTATGGAGCTCCCTATCCTGCGTTGGCAGAATATGACCGAGCTCTCACAAAGCTGGCTCAAACATTCGAGGCGCTCTTGGCCAATCCGAATTTGGATAGTATGGAAAGGCTTAAACAAGCCCAGGAAGAGGTAAACAGATAA